A single window of Emys orbicularis isolate rEmyOrb1 chromosome 18, rEmyOrb1.hap1, whole genome shotgun sequence DNA harbors:
- the DPM2 gene encoding dolichol phosphate-mannose biosynthesis regulatory protein, with protein sequence MMQLCRDNSRDSARPKCWLLIGPVLPEVSEPGGRAAGSQRQRSAGTMATAMDQLVGFGLVAFSLLLFVYYTIWIIILPFIDSDHGIHKFFLPREYSVTIPVIAGLLLVLFVGVFVVIVMWKNRKPAKKSD encoded by the exons ATGATGCAATTGTGCCGGGACAACTCCCGTGATTCTGCGAGGCCTAAATGCTGGTTGCTGATTGGCCCGGTGCTCCCGGAAGTGTCTGAGCCTGGTGGGCGGGCTGCGGGGAGTCAgcggcagcgctcggcggggacCATG GCTACAGCAATGGACCAACTGGTGGGATTTGGCTTGGTAGCCTTTAGCCTCCTTCTTTTTGTTTACTACACCATCTGGATTATTATACTG CCCTTCATTGACAGCGATCACGGGATTCATAAGTTCTTCTTGCCCAGGGAGTATTCGGTTACCATTCCTGTCATAGCAGGGCTCCTTCTGGTGCTGTTTGTAG GGGTCTTTGTAGTGATTGTGATGTGGAAGAACAGAAAACCTGCAAAGAAATCAGACTGA